One window of Streptomyces sp. FIT100 genomic DNA carries:
- a CDS encoding winged helix-turn-helix domain-containing protein: protein MTTDEFTADRVAKKVQRRDGTDVRLTPAPWHLLELLIRNPGRLISRRRPLEEVRGHFAGNRTDYLRVCMVQLRRNPEAEPPRPRHLITEPGMGYRFGE, encoded by the coding sequence ATGACCACGGACGAGTTCACGGCGGACCGCGTGGCGAAGAAGGTGCAGCGTCGCGACGGCACCGATGTTCGCCTCACACCGGCCCCATGGCATCTGCTGGAACTGCTGATCCGCAACCCCGGACGCCTCATCAGCCGGCGCCGGCCGTTGGAGGAAGTGCGGGGCCACTTCGCCGGCAACCGGACCGACTACCTGCGCGTCTGTATGGTGCAGCTGCGCCGTAATCCGGAGGCGGAACCGCCACGCCCCCGCCATCTCATCACCGAGCCGGGTATGGGCTACCGATTCGGGGAATGA
- a CDS encoding sensor histidine kinase KdpD — MGRGKLRIYLGAAPGVGKTYAMLSEAHRRIERGTDCAVAFVEHHERPRTEVMLHGLEQVPCREMSYRDTVFAEMDVDAVLARSPKVALVDELAHTNVPGSRNAKRWQDVEELLAAGIDVISTVNIQHLESLGDIVESITGVRQRETVPDEVIRRADQIELVDMSPQALRRRMAHGNIYKADKVDAALSNYFRPGNLTALRELALLWVADRVDAYLQEYRTEHQVSKIWGSRERIVVGLTGGPEGRTLIRRAARLAEKGAGGEVLAVYISRSDGLTAASPKELAVQRTLVEDVGGTFHQVIGDDIPQALLEFARGVNATQIILGASRRKPWQYIFGPGVSATVAIESGPDLDVHIVTHEEVAKGRGLPVPHGARLGRSRIIWGWIAAVLGPALLTLLLTNVDADLGIANDMLLFLALTVAAALLGGLVPALASAAFGSLLLNYYFTPPLHQFAVAEPKNIVAIVIFVSVAVSVASVVDQAARRTHQAARLRAESEILSFLAGNVLRGETSLEALLERVRETFAMESVAVLERVSDVDPWTCAASVGPVPAERPEDADVDMPVGDHLALALSGRVLPAEDRRVLGAFAAQAAVVLDRQRLLGEAEEARKLAEGNRIRTALLAAVSHDLRTPLAGIKAAVTSLRSDDVEWSEEDQAELLEGIEEGADRLDQLVGNLLDMSRLETGTVVPLIRVTDLDEVVPMALVGIPEAGVSLDIPEILPMVAVDRGLLERSVANVVENAVKYSPGGETVLVSASALGDRVEVRVVDRGPGVPDEAKERIFEPFQRYGDAPRGAGVGLGLAVARGFAEAMGGSLAAEDTPGGGLTMILTLPTAAGPALPRPVAPSHGAEDEELSRRVRRP; from the coding sequence ATGGGACGCGGCAAACTACGCATCTACCTCGGAGCAGCACCGGGCGTTGGCAAGACCTATGCCATGCTCTCCGAGGCTCATCGTCGGATCGAGCGGGGCACCGACTGTGCCGTGGCGTTCGTAGAGCACCACGAGCGCCCGCGCACCGAGGTGATGCTGCACGGTCTGGAGCAGGTCCCTTGTCGCGAGATGTCCTATCGGGACACGGTCTTCGCCGAGATGGACGTCGACGCCGTCCTGGCGCGCAGCCCGAAGGTCGCGCTGGTCGACGAGTTGGCGCACACGAACGTGCCCGGTTCACGCAACGCCAAGCGGTGGCAGGACGTCGAGGAGCTGCTGGCCGCAGGCATCGACGTCATCTCGACGGTCAACATCCAGCATCTCGAATCGCTCGGCGACATCGTCGAGTCGATAACGGGCGTACGGCAGCGGGAGACCGTTCCGGACGAGGTGATCCGCCGAGCCGACCAGATCGAGCTGGTCGACATGTCGCCCCAGGCGCTCCGGCGTCGTATGGCCCACGGCAACATCTACAAGGCGGACAAGGTCGACGCGGCCCTGTCGAACTACTTCCGTCCCGGCAACCTGACGGCGTTGCGCGAGCTGGCGCTGCTGTGGGTCGCCGACCGTGTCGACGCGTACCTCCAGGAGTATCGGACGGAGCATCAGGTCTCGAAGATCTGGGGTTCCCGCGAGCGCATCGTCGTCGGCCTCACCGGCGGTCCCGAGGGCCGTACCCTGATCCGCCGCGCGGCCCGGCTCGCCGAGAAGGGCGCGGGCGGTGAGGTGCTGGCCGTCTACATCTCGCGAAGCGACGGCCTCACCGCTGCCTCGCCCAAGGAACTCGCGGTCCAGCGCACGCTTGTCGAGGACGTCGGCGGCACCTTCCACCAAGTGATCGGTGACGACATCCCGCAGGCCCTGCTGGAGTTCGCGCGTGGTGTGAACGCCACCCAGATCATTCTCGGGGCGAGCCGGCGCAAGCCCTGGCAGTACATCTTCGGTCCAGGTGTCAGCGCCACCGTCGCCATCGAGTCCGGGCCGGACCTCGACGTGCACATCGTCACGCACGAGGAGGTCGCCAAGGGCCGAGGGCTGCCTGTCCCCCACGGCGCCCGCCTCGGGCGCTCCCGGATCATCTGGGGCTGGATCGCCGCAGTCCTTGGACCGGCACTGCTGACGCTGCTGCTCACGAACGTCGACGCTGACCTCGGCATCGCCAACGACATGCTGCTGTTCCTGGCGCTGACGGTGGCTGCGGCTCTCCTCGGCGGTCTGGTTCCGGCGCTCGCCTCCGCGGCCTTCGGTTCGCTGCTGCTGAACTACTACTTCACCCCGCCGCTGCACCAGTTCGCGGTCGCGGAACCGAAGAACATCGTCGCGATCGTCATTTTCGTCTCGGTCGCGGTCTCCGTCGCCTCTGTGGTCGACCAGGCCGCCCGCCGCACCCATCAGGCCGCCCGGCTGCGCGCCGAGTCGGAGATCCTGTCGTTCCTCGCGGGGAACGTGCTGCGTGGTGAGACGAGCCTGGAGGCTCTACTGGAGCGGGTGCGCGAGACGTTCGCGATGGAATCGGTGGCCGTGCTGGAGCGTGTGAGCGACGTCGATCCGTGGACGTGCGCGGCCAGCGTGGGGCCGGTCCCGGCGGAGCGTCCGGAGGACGCGGACGTCGACATGCCGGTCGGCGATCACCTCGCACTCGCCCTCTCGGGAAGGGTGCTGCCGGCGGAGGACCGGAGGGTGCTCGGCGCGTTCGCCGCGCAGGCCGCAGTGGTCCTGGACCGGCAGCGGCTCCTCGGCGAGGCCGAGGAGGCTCGCAAGCTCGCCGAGGGGAACCGGATTCGTACGGCGCTGCTGGCCGCCGTGAGCCATGATCTGCGCACACCACTGGCGGGCATCAAGGCGGCGGTCACGTCGCTGCGTTCGGACGACGTCGAATGGTCCGAGGAGGACCAGGCCGAACTCCTCGAAGGTATCGAGGAGGGCGCGGACCGACTCGACCAGCTCGTGGGCAACCTCCTCGACATGTCCCGGCTGGAGACCGGCACCGTCGTCCCCCTCATCCGCGTCACCGACCTCGACGAGGTCGTGCCGATGGCCCTTGTCGGCATCCCGGAGGCCGGCGTCAGCCTGGACATCCCCGAGATACTGCCGATGGTCGCCGTCGACCGCGGCTTGCTGGAACGGTCGGTCGCCAACGTTGTGGAGAACGCGGTCAAGTACAGCCCCGGCGGGGAGACCGTTCTGGTTTCGGCGAGTGCGCTCGGCGACCGCGTGGAGGTACGTGTCGTGGATCGCGGGCCGGGTGTCCCCGACGAGGCGAAGGAACGGATTTTCGAGCCCTTCCAGCGGTACGGGGACGCCCCGCGCGGCGCCGGGGTGGGACTTGGTCTCGCTGTCGCACGCGGCTTTGCCGAGGCGATGGGCGGCTCGCTCGCGGCCGAGGACACACCGGGCGGCGGACTGACGATGATCCTGACGTTGCCGACCGCCGCCGGCCCGGCGCTGCCCCGACCGGTGGCGCCGTCCCATGGCGCCGAGGACGAGGAGCTCAGTCGTCGAGTCCGGAGGCCCTGA
- a CDS encoding ABC transporter permease — MSAITYAARDSVTMFRRNMKRAVRYPSVAVVIVMMPVIFLLLFNYAFGGALGAGIQGPQLKGDYIDYIAPGIILMTVATGSIGAALGICMDKTEGIVNRFRTMAISRASFLTGHVLSNLVLTAFGTVVVAAVAIAIGFRPDATALEWLAAAGLLGFLALALTWLSAGMGLVAKTVESASNMPMPITFLPFLGSAIVPTDTMPSWMRWFADHQPFTPINETLRGLLMGTEIGNSAWISLAWCAGLTLLGYVWAKAAFKRGVRN, encoded by the coding sequence ATGAGCGCCATCACCTACGCCGCCCGTGACTCCGTCACCATGTTCCGCCGGAACATGAAGCGCGCCGTGCGCTACCCGTCCGTGGCCGTGGTCATCGTCATGATGCCGGTCATCTTCCTCCTCCTCTTCAACTACGCATTCGGCGGCGCACTGGGAGCGGGAATCCAGGGTCCCCAGCTCAAGGGCGACTACATCGACTACATCGCCCCGGGGATCATCCTGATGACCGTCGCCACCGGCTCCATCGGCGCCGCGCTCGGCATCTGCATGGACAAGACGGAAGGCATCGTCAACCGCTTCCGCACCATGGCCATCTCCCGCGCCTCCTTCCTCACCGGCCATGTCCTCAGCAACCTCGTCCTGACCGCCTTCGGCACGGTCGTGGTCGCCGCCGTCGCCATCGCCATCGGGTTCCGCCCCGACGCCACCGCCCTGGAGTGGCTGGCCGCCGCCGGTCTGCTCGGCTTCCTCGCCCTCGCTCTGACCTGGCTCTCCGCCGGCATGGGCCTGGTCGCCAAGACCGTCGAATCCGCCTCCAACATGCCCATGCCGATCACCTTCCTCCCCTTCCTCGGCAGCGCCATCGTCCCCACCGACACCATGCCGTCCTGGATGCGCTGGTTCGCCGACCACCAGCCCTTCACCCCGATCAACGAGACCCTCCGCGGCCTTCTGATGGGCACCGAGATCGGCAACAGCGCGTGGATCTCGCTGGCCTGGTGCGCGGGGCTCACCCTGCTCGGCTACGTCTGGGCGAAGGCCGCCTTCAAGCGAGGCGTCCGCAACTGA
- a CDS encoding ATP-binding cassette domain-containing protein has translation MPTTQLKRNTGTALAPASIRATNLTKSYGEKQVLRGIDLDIPAGSVFALLGPNGAGKTTTVEILSTLIAADAGTAQLAGCDLDREPDAVRKIIGVTGQFAAVDNLLNAEENLMLMADLHHLSKREGRRRAAELLTRFDLTEAAKQPVTTYSGGMRRKLDLAMTLVGDPRIIFLDEPTTGLDPRSRRTMWDIIRSLVADDGVTIFLTTQYLEEADQLADRIAVLDGGKLIAEGTSEELKRLIPGGHISLKFADAATLELAATHFAATGRDDEELTLQIPSDGTVPTLRAVLDILDNAGLTPEALSQHTPDLDDVFLTLTGTDKQQEISR, from the coding sequence ATGCCCACAACACAACTCAAGCGCAACACCGGCACTGCCCTGGCCCCCGCCTCCATCCGCGCCACCAACCTCACCAAGTCCTACGGCGAGAAGCAGGTCCTGCGCGGCATCGACCTGGACATCCCGGCCGGCAGCGTCTTCGCCCTGCTCGGCCCCAACGGCGCCGGCAAGACCACCACTGTCGAGATCCTCTCGACACTGATCGCCGCCGATGCCGGGACCGCCCAGTTGGCCGGGTGCGACCTGGACCGCGAGCCCGACGCCGTACGGAAGATCATCGGTGTCACGGGCCAGTTCGCCGCCGTCGACAACCTCCTCAACGCCGAGGAGAACCTGATGCTCATGGCCGACCTGCACCACCTGTCCAAGCGCGAGGGGCGGCGCCGCGCCGCCGAACTCCTCACCCGCTTCGACCTCACCGAGGCCGCGAAGCAGCCGGTCACCACCTACTCCGGTGGCATGCGCCGCAAGCTCGACCTCGCCATGACCCTGGTCGGCGACCCGCGCATCATCTTCCTCGACGAGCCCACCACCGGCCTGGACCCTCGCTCCCGCCGCACCATGTGGGACATCATCCGCTCCCTGGTCGCCGACGACGGTGTGACGATCTTCCTCACCACCCAGTACCTGGAGGAGGCCGACCAGCTGGCCGACCGTATCGCCGTGCTCGACGGCGGAAAGCTGATCGCCGAAGGCACCTCCGAGGAGCTCAAGCGCCTTATCCCCGGCGGCCACATCTCCCTGAAGTTCGCCGACGCGGCCACCCTGGAGCTGGCGGCCACCCACTTCGCCGCCACCGGCCGCGACGACGAGGAACTCACCCTCCAGATCCCCTCGGACGGCACCGTCCCCACCCTCCGCGCCGTCCTGGACATCCTCGACAACGCCGGCCTCACCCCCGAAGCCCTCTCCCAGCACACCCCGGACCTCGACGACGTCTTCCTCACCCTGACCGGCACCGACAAGCAGCAGGAGATCTCCCGATGA
- a CDS encoding DUF4097 domain-containing protein, whose amino-acid sequence MPSFDTPEPISVTAHVEAGSIQFTAGDRLDTVVEVQPRDPKKDLDVRAADQTEATYAGGVLTVRTPKGNLFGLGRTGTVDLTVELPTGSRIDVTGAWAQVLGEGRLGEVSVKTSSGDVRFDATGPLKLTASHGSITVDRVEGMAEITTSSGSLRVGLVDGPAVLKNSHGTTTVGAVTGELRVSGANGDIEIRRAEDSVTATTAHGTLRVGEVARGAVQLETSYGAIEVGIREGTAAWLDVSSGSGQVRNTLTASETPEQAEDTVKVRARTRYGNIDIRRAKP is encoded by the coding sequence ATGCCTTCTTTCGACACTCCCGAACCGATCTCGGTCACCGCGCACGTGGAGGCCGGTTCCATCCAGTTCACCGCGGGCGACCGCCTCGACACCGTCGTCGAGGTTCAGCCCCGCGACCCGAAGAAGGACCTGGACGTGCGGGCCGCCGACCAGACCGAGGCCACGTACGCGGGCGGCGTACTGACCGTCCGGACGCCCAAGGGCAATCTCTTCGGCCTCGGCCGTACCGGCACCGTCGACCTGACGGTCGAACTGCCCACGGGCTCGCGGATCGACGTGACCGGCGCCTGGGCCCAGGTGCTCGGCGAGGGCCGGCTCGGCGAGGTCAGCGTGAAGACCTCGTCCGGCGACGTCCGCTTCGATGCGACGGGCCCGCTGAAGCTGACCGCGTCGCACGGATCGATCACCGTGGACCGGGTCGAGGGCATGGCCGAGATCACCACCAGTTCCGGCAGCCTGCGTGTCGGCCTCGTCGACGGGCCCGCCGTCCTGAAAAATTCGCACGGCACCACGACCGTCGGCGCCGTGACCGGCGAGCTGCGGGTGAGCGGCGCCAACGGTGACATCGAGATCCGGCGCGCGGAGGACTCGGTCACCGCCACGACCGCCCACGGCACCTTGCGCGTGGGCGAAGTGGCCCGCGGCGCCGTCCAGCTGGAGACCTCCTACGGCGCCATCGAGGTCGGCATCCGTGAGGGCACGGCCGCCTGGCTCGACGTCAGTTCAGGCTCCGGCCAGGTGCGCAACACGCTCACCGCGTCCGAGACCCCGGAGCAGGCGGAGGACACCGTCAAGGTCCGCGCCCGCACCCGGTACGGCAACATCGACATCCGCCGCGCCAAGCCCTGA
- a CDS encoding toxin-antitoxin system HicB family antitoxin: protein MELTPYVDRLRRELAVAAEAGGDEARELAERLTAPLDSATRLTLLTALSAAMSEVTRELAPGSVDVRLRGADPEFVVTLPPAPEHHAPPLVEAAAPLAPPPVPEGDDGTSARINLRLPAHLKARAEEAASREGLSVNAWLVRAVSAAVGGGTPPRTTEKTQTIGQSFTGWVR from the coding sequence ATGGAACTCACCCCGTACGTCGACCGCCTCCGCCGCGAACTCGCGGTGGCCGCCGAAGCCGGCGGTGACGAGGCCCGTGAGCTGGCCGAGAGGCTCACCGCTCCCCTGGACTCGGCCACCCGTCTCACCCTCCTCACCGCGCTCTCGGCGGCGATGAGCGAAGTGACGCGCGAGCTGGCTCCCGGCTCGGTGGACGTACGGCTGCGCGGGGCCGACCCCGAGTTCGTGGTCACCCTGCCACCGGCTCCGGAACACCACGCCCCGCCGCTCGTCGAGGCGGCCGCCCCGCTCGCCCCGCCCCCCGTTCCGGAGGGCGACGACGGCACCTCGGCCCGTATCAACCTGCGTCTGCCGGCCCACCTCAAGGCGCGCGCCGAGGAGGCCGCAAGCCGCGAGGGTCTCTCGGTCAACGCGTGGCTGGTGCGGGCCGTGTCGGCCGCGGTCGGCGGCGGCACCCCGCCGCGCACCACGGAGAAGACCCAGACCATCGGACAGAGCTTCACGGGCTGGGTGCGCTAG
- a CDS encoding cold-shock protein translates to MATGTVKWFNSEKGFGFIQQDGGGPDVFAHYSNIASSGFRELQEGQKVTFDVTQGQKGPQAENITPA, encoded by the coding sequence ATGGCCACCGGAACCGTGAAGTGGTTCAACTCGGAGAAGGGCTTCGGCTTCATCCAGCAGGACGGCGGAGGCCCCGACGTCTTCGCCCACTACTCCAACATCGCCAGCAGCGGCTTCCGTGAGCTGCAGGAAGGCCAGAAGGTGACCTTCGACGTCACCCAGGGCCAGAAGGGCCCCCAGGCGGAGAACATCACCCCCGCCTGA
- a CDS encoding site-specific integrase — MLAVREVLPERYRLLLVIGAGLGLRQGEALGLALEDIDFAKEVVHVRRQVKMVRAKLCFALPKRRKVRDVPLPSSVARAIRQHTEQFTPVPVTLPWDDPTPAETPVEAKHRRPRTYNLLVTGRERKAINRNYFNSYVWKPALATAGVIAPLEEGDTDGARVWEPSREHGFHALRHFYASEELEAGESIVSLARWLGHSDPGFTLRKYSHFLPRAGARGSAAIDAIFA, encoded by the coding sequence GTGCTGGCGGTACGGGAGGTACTGCCCGAGCGCTACCGGCTCCTCCTTGTGATCGGCGCGGGCCTTGGGCTCCGGCAAGGGGAGGCGCTCGGACTCGCCCTGGAAGACATCGACTTCGCGAAGGAAGTTGTCCACGTTCGGCGGCAGGTCAAAATGGTGCGGGCGAAGCTGTGTTTCGCGCTCCCCAAGCGCCGCAAGGTCCGCGACGTGCCACTGCCGTCCAGCGTGGCCCGGGCCATCCGGCAGCACACGGAGCAGTTCACGCCGGTGCCGGTCACGCTGCCCTGGGACGACCCGACTCCTGCCGAGACACCGGTGGAAGCCAAGCACCGGCGTCCGAGGACCTACAACCTCCTGGTGACGGGACGCGAACGGAAGGCCATCAACCGGAACTACTTCAACTCCTACGTGTGGAAGCCCGCTTTGGCCACGGCGGGCGTGATCGCACCGCTGGAGGAGGGCGATACTGACGGTGCCCGTGTGTGGGAACCGTCCCGGGAACACGGCTTCCACGCCCTGCGCCACTTCTACGCCTCCGAGGAACTGGAGGCTGGCGAATCGATCGTCTCCCTGGCACGCTGGCTGGGGCACTCCGACCCCGGGTTCACGCTGAGGAAGTACTCCCACTTCCTGCCCCGCGCCGGCGCACGAGGCAGCGCCGCCATCGACGCGATCTTCGCGTAG
- a CDS encoding UDP-N-acetylglucosamine 1-carboxyvinyltransferase has protein sequence MADDYLVRIGKLIRDARQHRGWTQTQLAEALSTSQSAVNRIERGNQNISLEMIARIGEALDSEIVSLGYAGPMHLRVVGGRRLSGSIDVKTSKNACVALLCGSLLNKGRTVLRRVARIEEVYRLLEVLNSIGVRTRWINDGIDLEIVPPATLDMDAIDADAARRTRSIIMFLGPLLHRMDRFRIPYAGGCDLGTRTVEPHMIALRRFGLDITATEGLYHAVVERSTTPKRPIVLTERGDTVTENALLAAARHDGTTVIRNASSNYMVQDLCFFLEALGVRVEGIGTTTLTVHGVATIDVDVDYAPSEDPVEAMSLLAAAVVTESQLTIRRVPIEFLEIELAVLEEMGLDHDRSAEYPADNGRTRLIDLTVRPSKLEAPIDKIHPMPFPGLNIDNVPFFAAIAAVAQGQTLIHDWVYDNRAIYLTDLNRLGGRLQLLDPHRVLVEGPTRWRAAEMMCPPALRPAVVVLLAMMAAEGTSVLRNVYVINRGYEDLAERLNSVGAQIEIFRDI, from the coding sequence ATGGCAGACGACTACCTCGTACGCATCGGCAAGCTCATCCGTGACGCCCGTCAGCATCGCGGCTGGACACAGACGCAGCTGGCCGAGGCACTCAGCACCAGTCAGAGCGCCGTCAACCGGATCGAGCGCGGGAATCAGAACATCAGCCTTGAGATGATCGCCCGCATCGGCGAGGCGCTGGACAGCGAGATCGTGTCGCTCGGCTATGCCGGCCCGATGCATCTGCGCGTGGTCGGCGGACGCCGACTCTCCGGCTCCATCGACGTCAAGACGAGCAAGAACGCCTGTGTCGCTCTGCTCTGCGGATCCCTCCTCAACAAGGGCCGCACGGTCCTGCGCCGGGTCGCCCGTATCGAAGAGGTCTACCGGCTCCTTGAGGTCCTCAACTCCATCGGCGTCCGTACCCGCTGGATCAACGACGGCATCGACCTGGAGATCGTCCCGCCCGCCACGCTCGACATGGACGCCATCGACGCGGACGCGGCGCGCCGCACCCGCTCGATCATCATGTTCCTCGGCCCGCTGCTGCACCGGATGGACCGCTTCCGGATCCCCTACGCCGGCGGCTGCGACCTCGGGACGCGGACGGTCGAGCCGCACATGATCGCCCTGCGCCGCTTCGGCCTCGACATCACCGCCACCGAGGGGCTCTACCACGCGGTCGTCGAGCGCTCCACCACGCCCAAGCGCCCGATCGTGCTCACCGAGCGCGGCGACACGGTGACCGAGAACGCGCTGCTCGCCGCCGCACGCCACGACGGCACCACCGTCATCCGCAACGCCTCCTCCAACTACATGGTCCAGGACCTGTGCTTCTTCCTGGAGGCGCTGGGCGTACGCGTCGAGGGCATCGGCACCACCACCCTGACCGTGCACGGCGTGGCCACCATCGACGTGGACGTCGACTACGCCCCCTCCGAGGACCCGGTCGAGGCGATGAGCCTGCTCGCTGCGGCCGTCGTCACCGAGTCCCAGCTGACCATCCGCCGGGTGCCGATCGAGTTCCTGGAGATCGAGCTGGCGGTCCTGGAGGAGATGGGCCTGGACCACGACCGCTCGGCCGAGTACCCGGCGGACAACGGACGGACCCGGCTGATCGACCTGACCGTGCGCCCCTCCAAGCTGGAGGCGCCGATCGACAAGATCCACCCGATGCCGTTCCCCGGCCTCAACATCGACAACGTCCCCTTCTTCGCGGCGATCGCGGCCGTCGCCCAGGGCCAGACCCTCATCCACGACTGGGTCTACGACAACCGCGCGATCTACCTGACCGACCTCAACCGCCTCGGCGGCCGCCTCCAGCTCCTCGACCCGCACCGCGTCCTCGTCGAGGGCCCCACCCGCTGGCGCGCCGCCGAGATGATGTGCCCGCCCGCGCTGCGGCCCGCCGTGGTCGTCCTGCTGGCGATGATGGCGGCCGAGGGCACGTCGGTGCTGCGCAACGTGTACGTCATCAACCGCGGCTACGAGGACCTGGCGGAGCGGCTGAACTCGGTGGGCGCGCAGATCGAGATCTTCCGCGACATTTGA